The Caldilineales bacterium genome includes a region encoding these proteins:
- a CDS encoding tryptophanase: MSFQTIIEPFRIKAVEPIRRTTRAQRQAALAAAGYNLFLLRAEDVLIDLLTDSGTGAMSSWQWAGMMVGDESYAGARSFYRFEATVQEITGFKHVIPTHQGRAAERILFGTAVQPGQVVPNNTHFDTTRANVEYRNAIALDIPIAEARQPQLYHPFKGSIDLEALDRVLTERAGGVPLVMLTITNNSGGGQPVSMANIRAASELCRRHSVPFFLDACRFAENAWFIKLREEGYADKTPLAIAQEMFSYADGCTMSAKKDGMANIGGFLALNDDDLARRCKNLLILSEGFPTYGGLAGYDLEAIAVGLKEALDEDYLRYRIRSVEYVGEICMHNDIPLIVPTGGHAIYLDAKALLPHISWHDYPAWALGLALYLEGGVRSVAIDSVMFGRQPDGSERPAANELVRLAFPRRVYTQSHIDYLAEVLIHTKELAPRIRGVRMIEEPPVLRHFTARFEPLAVGLVVD; encoded by the coding sequence ATGTCTTTTCAGACCATCATCGAACCTTTTCGGATCAAAGCCGTCGAGCCGATCCGCCGCACCACCCGCGCCCAACGCCAGGCCGCCCTGGCTGCAGCCGGCTACAATCTCTTTCTGCTGCGGGCCGAGGATGTGCTCATCGACTTGCTCACCGATTCGGGCACCGGGGCGATGTCGTCGTGGCAATGGGCGGGGATGATGGTGGGGGATGAGTCCTACGCCGGGGCGAGGTCGTTCTACCGTTTCGAGGCCACCGTGCAGGAGATCACCGGCTTCAAACACGTCATCCCCACCCACCAGGGCCGGGCGGCCGAGCGCATCCTCTTCGGCACGGCCGTGCAGCCCGGCCAGGTCGTGCCCAATAACACCCATTTCGACACCACGCGGGCCAATGTCGAGTATCGCAACGCCATCGCCCTCGACATCCCCATCGCCGAAGCGCGGCAGCCGCAACTCTACCATCCCTTCAAGGGCAGCATCGACCTGGAGGCGCTCGACCGCGTGCTGACCGAGCGCGCCGGTGGGGTTCCCCTGGTGATGCTCACCATCACCAACAATTCGGGCGGCGGCCAACCCGTGAGCATGGCCAACATCCGCGCCGCCAGCGAGCTGTGCCGCCGCCACAGCGTGCCTTTCTTCCTCGATGCCTGCCGTTTTGCCGAGAACGCCTGGTTCATCAAGCTGCGCGAGGAAGGATACGCCGACAAAACGCCGCTTGCCATCGCCCAGGAGATGTTCAGCTACGCCGATGGCTGTACGATGAGCGCCAAAAAGGACGGCATGGCCAACATCGGCGGCTTCCTGGCCCTCAACGATGACGATCTGGCCCGGCGCTGCAAGAATCTGCTCATCCTCTCCGAGGGCTTTCCTACTTACGGCGGGTTGGCCGGTTACGATTTGGAGGCTATCGCCGTGGGCCTGAAGGAGGCGCTGGATGAGGATTATCTGCGCTACCGTATTCGCTCGGTCGAGTATGTGGGTGAGATCTGCATGCACAACGACATCCCGCTCATCGTTCCCACCGGCGGCCATGCCATCTACCTGGATGCCAAAGCCTTGCTACCGCACATCTCCTGGCACGACTACCCGGCCTGGGCGCTGGGCCTGGCGCTCTATCTGGAGGGCGGGGTGCGTTCGGTGGCCATCGACAGCGTCATGTTCGGCCGCCAGCCCGACGGCAGCGAGAGACCGGCGGCCAACGAACTCGTGCGTCTGGCGTTCCCCCGCCGTGTGTACACCCAAAGCCACATCGACTACCTGGCCGAGGTGCTGATCCACACCAAAGAACTGGCCCCGCGCATCCGCGGCGTCCGTATGATCGAGGAACCGCCCGTGTTACGGCATTTCACCGCTCGCTTCGAGCCGCTGGCGGTAGGATTGGTGGTCGATTGA
- a CDS encoding BrnA antitoxin family protein → MKEEYDFSDSTKNPYTKLLKKPVTIRLSVDVVEYFKAMSEENGIPYQALINLYLKDCVRSHRKLELEWAA, encoded by the coding sequence ATGAAAGAAGAATACGACTTTTCCGATTCGACCAAGAATCCCTATACCAAACTACTCAAGAAGCCTGTGACCATTCGTCTGAGCGTCGACGTCGTCGAGTACTTCAAGGCGATGTCCGAAGAGAATGGCATCCCCTATCAGGCGCTGATCAACCTATACCTGAAGGACTGCGTCCGCAGCCACCGCAAGCTCGAATTGGAGTGGGCGGCTTGA
- a CDS encoding ATP-binding cassette domain-containing protein → MPTPPLLELRHLTKTYPNVAALDDFSLAVQKEEIHALLGELGAGKTTLLRILAGIHPHGAFAGEVVLEGQVMQFHGPADAIRAGISVVPRRLGLFEQLSVAENIVMGRWEHQNRFFIRTVEVHKQAQAALDMLHLHLPLDARVGQLSPIQQRLLMIARAVSTHPRLVVLDEPTTNLATAEAVSQLLYAVRRLPALGMTCLYLSRRLNDAAQVGDRLTIVRDGKAAGTYDREGYNEAEMARAMVSQRLGDIEHIDVDEKGEGGGGLTGLWRSMFSPKR, encoded by the coding sequence ATGCCCACCCCCCCGCTCCTCGAACTCCGCCACCTCACTAAGACCTACCCCAACGTCGCCGCGCTGGACGACTTCTCCCTGGCGGTGCAGAAAGAGGAGATTCATGCTTTGCTGGGCGAGTTAGGAGCGGGCAAGACCACCCTGCTCCGCATCCTGGCCGGCATCCATCCGCACGGCGCTTTCGCGGGCGAGGTGGTGTTGGAGGGCCAGGTCATGCAGTTCCACGGCCCGGCCGATGCCATCCGGGCCGGGATCAGCGTCGTGCCGCGGCGTCTGGGCCTGTTCGAGCAACTGAGCGTGGCCGAGAACATCGTCATGGGGCGGTGGGAGCACCAGAATCGCTTCTTCATCCGCACCGTCGAGGTGCACAAACAGGCCCAGGCCGCCCTGGACATGCTCCATCTCCACCTGCCGCTGGATGCCAGGGTCGGCCAGCTCAGCCCCATCCAACAGCGGTTGTTGATGATCGCCCGTGCGGTCAGCACGCACCCGCGCCTGGTCGTCCTCGATGAACCGACCACCAACCTGGCCACGGCCGAAGCTGTCAGCCAGCTCCTCTATGCCGTGCGCCGGCTGCCTGCCCTGGGCATGACCTGCCTCTATCTCTCGCGACGGCTCAACGACGCCGCACAGGTCGGCGACCGCCTGACCATTGTGCGCGATGGCAAGGCGGCCGGAACCTATGACCGCGAGGGCTACAACGAAGCCGAGATGGCCAGAGCGATGGTCAGCCAACGGTTGGGCGACATCGAGCACATCGATGTGGACGAGAAGGGAGAGGGCGGGGGCGGGTTGACGGGGCTTTGGAGAAGCATGTTTTCGCCTAAAAGGTGA
- a CDS encoding nucleotidyltransferase domain-containing protein, whose amino-acid sequence MKTDVALPLYQTGIETHCHRVVAVFQPDCVIVHGSIARGDYTPHSDVDIVVIGGNLPANFFARMFELNRLRDGKTPIEAVAYTRNEWESMRRQFHLTALETMEWGIPLYGEALFAAWKAEFERWKTMGLRRRDAGWSTPALLDDAAYVR is encoded by the coding sequence ATGAAGACTGACGTTGCCTTGCCGCTGTATCAAACCGGCATCGAAACTCATTGCCACCGCGTGGTCGCTGTGTTCCAGCCTGACTGCGTCATCGTGCACGGTTCCATCGCCCGTGGTGATTACACACCCCACAGCGATGTAGATATTGTCGTGATTGGCGGCAATCTACCGGCAAATTTCTTCGCACGCATGTTTGAACTCAATCGCTTGCGCGATGGCAAGACACCCATCGAGGCTGTTGCTTACACTCGGAACGAATGGGAAAGTATGCGACGCCAATTCCATCTCACCGCGCTCGAAACGATGGAATGGGGCATTCCGCTTTATGGTGAGGCGCTTTTTGCTGCCTGGAAGGCCGAATTCGAGCGATGGAAGACGATGGGGCTGCGAAGAAGGGACGCTGGCTGGTCGACGCCGGCCCTGCTGGACGACGCGGCTTACGTCCGATAG
- a CDS encoding bifunctional ornithine acetyltransferase/N-acetylglutamate synthase — protein sequence MPTPPLPFDEAESSHRFAQPELLIDLRLGSGPGQATVWTCDLSHEYVTVNGSYRT from the coding sequence ATGCCCACCCCGCCGCTCCCCTTCGACGAAGCCGAATCCTCCCACCGCTTTGCCCAGCCCGAGCTGCTGATCGACCTCCGCCTGGGTTCCGGCCCCGGCCAGGCCACCGTCTGGACTTGCGACCTCAGCCACGAGTATGTGACGGTGAACGGGAGCTATCGGACGTAA
- the argJ gene encoding bifunctional glutamate N-acetyltransferase/amino-acid acetyltransferase ArgJ, with protein sequence MVSSSTGTARISLPTGFSFAGIHCGIKKMAGAPDLALILSETPCTAAAVFTQNRYAAAPVQYDRQLLALNPDGVQAVLVNSGNANAVTGAEGLAATRRSAEAVEAAFGLAPWSTFVMSTGVIGQPLPVERIEAALPTLYQALRADDAGFEAAATAIMTTDTRMKVAWARGQVGGATVTVAGMAKGAGMIHPNMATMLAAVVTDADITAEALQAALKHAADRSFNRISVDGDTSTNDTLVVLANGLAGNPLMSHSDDPHSDDSHSNDPRSDDFSRPSAEFTALLTQVCTTLAQAIVRDGEGATKFVTIQATGLPSDADAHRVANAIAISPLVKTAVYGGDANWGRILMAAGNSGVGFEPGLAELWVSGGGQAETLLPPLHLVSAGAPLPFDEAESSRRFAQPELLIDLRLGSGPGQATVWTCDLSHEYVTVNGSYRT encoded by the coding sequence ATGGTTTCATCTTCAACAGGAACAGCGCGGATATCACTCCCCACCGGCTTCTCCTTCGCCGGCATCCACTGCGGGATCAAGAAGATGGCCGGCGCGCCCGACCTGGCTCTGATCCTCAGCGAAACGCCCTGCACGGCGGCGGCCGTATTCACGCAGAACCGCTACGCAGCCGCGCCCGTGCAGTATGACCGGCAACTGCTGGCCCTCAACCCAGACGGTGTGCAGGCTGTGCTGGTGAACAGCGGCAATGCCAACGCCGTGACCGGCGCCGAGGGATTGGCAGCCACCCGGCGTAGCGCCGAAGCCGTCGAAGCGGCATTTGGCCTGGCCCCGTGGTCGACGTTTGTGATGTCCACCGGCGTCATCGGCCAGCCCCTGCCAGTCGAGCGCATCGAAGCCGCCCTGCCCACGCTTTATCAGGCCCTGCGCGCCGACGACGCCGGTTTCGAGGCCGCCGCCACGGCGATCATGACCACCGACACGCGTATGAAGGTCGCCTGGGCGCGGGGGCAGGTGGGCGGGGCGACAGTGACGGTGGCGGGGATGGCGAAAGGGGCGGGGATGATCCACCCCAACATGGCCACCATGCTGGCCGCCGTCGTCACCGATGCCGACATTACCGCCGAGGCCCTGCAAGCAGCCCTGAAACACGCCGCCGACCGTTCGTTCAACCGCATCAGCGTGGATGGCGACACCAGCACCAACGATACGCTGGTCGTGCTGGCCAACGGCCTGGCCGGGAACCCCCTTATGTCTCATAGTGACGACCCTCATAGTGACGACTCTCATAGTAACGACCCTCGTAGTGACGACTTTAGTCGTCCTTCTGCCGAATTCACCGCTCTGTTGACCCAAGTCTGCACCACCCTCGCCCAGGCCATCGTCCGCGACGGCGAAGGCGCGACCAAATTCGTGACCATCCAGGCGACCGGGCTGCCATCCGACGCCGACGCCCACCGGGTGGCCAACGCCATCGCCATCTCGCCGTTGGTCAAGACGGCGGTCTACGGCGGCGACGCCAACTGGGGCCGGATCCTGATGGCAGCGGGGAACAGCGGCGTTGGCTTCGAACCAGGGCTGGCCGAGTTGTGGGTCAGCGGCGGGGGGCAGGCGGAGACCCTGCTCCCGCCCCTCCATCTGGTCTCGGCCGGCGCCCCGCTCCCCTTCGACGAAGCCGAATCCTCCCGCCGTTTTGCCCAACCCGAGCTTCTGATCGACCTCCGCCTGGGTTCCGGCCCCGGCCAGGCCACCGTCTGGACTTGCGACCTCAGCCACGAGTATGTGACGGTGAACGGGAGCTATCGGACGTAG
- a CDS encoding argininosuccinate synthase translates to MPTNKPKVKKIALAYSGGLDTSVIVPWLRNNYGCEVVCFCADLGQEEELSGLEAKAIASGASKCTIEDLRLEFITDFVFPTMQAGAIYERKYLLGTSMARPLIAKRLVEIAEMEGCDAVAHGATGKGNDQVRFELTIMALNPRLRIVAPWREWEIRSRKDALDYAAEHHVPVTATEKSIYSRDRNLFHMSHEGGLLEDPWNEPEEVMYTLTTAPEAAPNEPEYLEIDFKTGIPFRVNGVSHGPVGVMQELNRIGAKHGIGRIDLVENRLVGMKSHGVYETPGGTLLHEAHAALEQLCLDKETLHYKQMIGLKYADLVYNGQWFTPLREAFDAFVQTTEKNLTGTVRFKLYKGNAILVGRKSPHSLYREDYVTFGEDDVYNQKDAEGFIKLFGLPLKVQAMLEIERHGASRYRATDYSAFKRD, encoded by the coding sequence ATGCCCACCAACAAACCCAAAGTCAAGAAAATCGCCCTCGCCTACTCCGGCGGCCTCGATACCAGCGTCATCGTCCCCTGGCTGCGCAACAACTATGGCTGCGAAGTCGTCTGTTTCTGCGCCGACCTGGGGCAGGAAGAGGAGCTGTCGGGCCTGGAGGCGAAGGCCATCGCCTCCGGCGCCAGCAAATGCACCATCGAAGACCTGCGGCTGGAATTCATCACCGATTTCGTCTTCCCCACCATGCAGGCCGGGGCCATCTACGAGCGTAAATACCTTCTGGGGACCTCGATGGCCCGCCCGCTGATCGCCAAGCGACTGGTCGAGATCGCCGAGATGGAGGGCTGCGATGCAGTCGCGCACGGCGCCACCGGCAAAGGCAACGACCAGGTGCGCTTCGAACTGACGATCATGGCCCTGAATCCGCGCCTGCGCATCGTCGCGCCCTGGCGCGAATGGGAGATCCGCAGCCGCAAGGACGCCCTGGACTACGCCGCCGAACATCATGTCCCCGTCACCGCCACCGAGAAATCGATCTACAGCCGCGACCGCAATCTCTTCCACATGAGCCACGAAGGCGGGCTGCTGGAAGACCCCTGGAACGAGCCAGAAGAGGTGATGTACACCCTCACCACCGCCCCCGAAGCTGCGCCCAACGAGCCGGAATACCTGGAGATCGACTTCAAGACCGGCATCCCCTTCCGCGTGAATGGCGTCTCGCACGGGCCGGTGGGGGTCATGCAGGAACTGAATCGCATCGGCGCCAAGCACGGCATCGGCCGCATCGATCTGGTGGAGAACCGGCTGGTGGGGATGAAGTCGCACGGGGTGTACGAGACGCCCGGCGGCACGCTGTTGCACGAGGCCCATGCCGCCCTCGAACAGCTCTGCCTGGACAAGGAAACCTTGCACTACAAGCAGATGATCGGGCTGAAGTACGCCGATCTGGTCTACAACGGCCAGTGGTTCACGCCCCTGCGCGAGGCTTTCGACGCCTTCGTACAAACGACGGAAAAGAACCTCACCGGCACGGTCCGCTTCAAGCTCTACAAGGGCAACGCCATCCTGGTGGGCCGCAAGAGTCCGCACAGCCTCTATCGCGAGGATTACGTCACCTTTGGCGAGGACGATGTCTACAACCAGAAGGACGCCGAGGGCTTCATCAAGCTGTTCGGGCTGCCCCTCAAGGTGCAGGCAATGCTGGAGATCGAGCGTCACGGCGCTTCGCGCTACCGGGCGACCGATTATAGCGCCTTCAAGCGGGATTAG
- a CDS encoding tetratricopeptide repeat protein, with the protein MDDEPRVEQLRQRRRELEAGLEAWARQGGEATAPEEGRGLLFELGQVCHDLGALSAAIDALQRALALDPPTLARRMEGLLLSNLGNCFADAGEAARAVECHQQALAISRKLGDRQGEGDDLNNLGNAFAALGQVEHAVGLFKLALVVSRKAGDRRGEASRLGSLGLAYAAVGQMDEAIRCHERALVINRDLGERMAAGWNLGNLGAAYALLGQVEQAIDALEQALAIGRATGDRRGVGNRLGSLGNVYLDSGQAERAMPLYEEALAVSREIGDRRNEGTVLGNLGHAYALRGQQERAIDLFEQALTVSREIGDHRGEANRLGNLGLAYAEQGRWERAIGLYQEAMAISREIGERRGEGLQSWNLGLAYAQQGDYAQAARHMQVLVDYEREIGHPDAEADAARVQEVLRRGAGGQRADG; encoded by the coding sequence ATGGACGATGAGCCAAGAGTCGAGCAGTTGCGGCAGCGCCGGAGGGAACTGGAGGCCGGGCTGGAGGCGTGGGCGCGACAAGGAGGGGAAGCTACGGCGCCGGAGGAGGGGCGGGGTCTGCTGTTCGAGCTGGGGCAGGTCTGCCACGACCTGGGCGCCCTGTCCGCTGCCATCGACGCTTTGCAGCGGGCGTTGGCGCTGGACCCGCCCACCCTGGCCCGGCGGATGGAGGGGCTGCTGCTGAGCAACCTGGGCAATTGCTTTGCCGATGCCGGGGAGGCAGCGCGGGCAGTGGAGTGCCACCAGCAGGCGCTGGCCATCAGCCGGAAGTTGGGCGACCGGCAGGGCGAGGGGGATGATCTGAACAATCTGGGCAATGCTTTTGCCGCCCTGGGCCAGGTGGAGCACGCGGTCGGTCTGTTCAAGCTGGCGCTGGTGGTCAGCCGGAAGGCCGGCGACCGCCGGGGCGAGGCCAGCCGGCTGGGGAGCCTGGGGCTGGCCTATGCGGCGGTGGGGCAGATGGATGAGGCGATCCGTTGCCACGAACGGGCGCTGGTCATCAATCGGGACCTGGGCGAACGGATGGCCGCGGGCTGGAATCTGGGCAATCTGGGCGCCGCCTATGCCCTGCTGGGGCAGGTAGAGCAGGCCATCGACGCCCTCGAACAGGCGCTGGCCATCGGCCGCGCGACGGGCGACCGCCGCGGGGTGGGCAATCGGCTGGGCAGCCTGGGCAATGTCTATCTGGACAGCGGGCAGGCGGAGCGAGCGATGCCGCTTTATGAAGAGGCGTTGGCGGTCAGCCGAGAGATCGGGGATCGACGCAACGAGGGGACGGTGTTGGGGAATCTGGGCCATGCCTATGCGCTGCGCGGGCAGCAGGAGCGGGCGATCGATCTGTTCGAGCAGGCGCTGACGGTCAGCCGGGAGATCGGCGACCACCGGGGCGAGGCCAATCGGCTGGGCAATCTGGGGCTGGCCTATGCCGAACAGGGCCGGTGGGAACGAGCCATCGGTCTGTATCAGGAAGCGATGGCCATCAGCCGGGAGATCGGCGAGCGCCGGGGCGAGGGGCTGCAGAGCTGGAATCTGGGTCTGGCCTACGCCCAGCAAGGCGATTATGCGCAGGCTGCCCGGCACATGCAGGTGCTGGTGGATTACGAGCGGGAGATCGGGCATCCTGACGCCGAGGCGGATGCGGCCAGGGTGCAGGAAGTTTTGCGGCGAGGGGCGGGTGGGCAAAGGGCTGATGGCTAG
- a CDS encoding DUF1730 domain-containing protein yields the protein MLAPALKTHALRLGFDLVAIVPAGPSPDYDRYRRWLEAGYAGEMSYLARHADLKADPRRLLPEAHSIILVGLSYAAFIDLVPRADPSRGQIAGYALGRDYHDVMRALLKELDGWIRAQTGRSSYGRVFVDSAPVLERSWAAGAGLGFIGKNTCLIAPALGSDLFLGGLLVPESLDDDEPFGDWRSEIGDWRLVDAPGPHSPISNNQSPLTCGRCTRCLDACPTGALVSAHELDARRCISYLTIELRGDIPPDLRPAMGNWVFGCDLCQAICPWNRAAARRSPPARPASLRLDPSPPLLDLLALDPATFRARFGGTPVLRAGYEGFMRNVCVAAGNWGHPSARPALEHHLHHSPPLIATHAAWALARLSGGAGRPSLLAAQNHPSP from the coding sequence ATGCTCGCCCCCGCCCTCAAAACCCACGCCCTTCGCCTCGGCTTCGACCTGGTCGCCATCGTCCCGGCCGGCCCCAGCCCGGATTACGACCGCTACCGGCGCTGGTTGGAGGCAGGCTATGCCGGCGAGATGAGCTACCTGGCCCGGCACGCCGACTTGAAGGCCGACCCGCGCCGCCTGCTACCCGAAGCCCACTCCATCATCCTCGTCGGCCTGAGCTACGCCGCCTTCATCGACCTCGTCCCTCGCGCCGACCCCAGCCGCGGCCAGATCGCCGGCTACGCCCTCGGACGCGACTATCACGACGTGATGCGGGCGCTGCTGAAAGAGTTGGACGGCTGGATCAGGGCGCAGACCGGGCGCAGCAGCTACGGCCGGGTCTTCGTCGATAGCGCGCCGGTGCTCGAACGCTCGTGGGCAGCTGGGGCCGGCCTCGGCTTCATCGGCAAGAACACCTGCCTCATCGCCCCGGCCCTCGGCTCCGACCTCTTCCTCGGCGGCCTCCTCGTGCCCGAAAGCCTGGATGATGATGAACCATTCGGAGATTGGAGATCAGAGATTGGAGATTGGAGATTGGTAGATGCACCCGGCCCGCACTCTCCAATCTCCAATAACCAATCTCCACTCACCTGCGGCCGCTGCACCCGCTGCCTGGACGCCTGCCCCACCGGCGCCCTCGTCTCGGCCCACGAACTGGACGCCCGCCGCTGCATCTCCTACCTGACCATCGAACTACGCGGCGACATCCCGCCCGACCTGCGGCCGGCGATGGGCAACTGGGTCTTCGGCTGCGACCTCTGCCAGGCCATCTGCCCCTGGAACCGCGCCGCCGCCCGCCGTTCGCCGCCCGCCCGCCCTGCCTCCCTTCGCCTCGACCCCTCGCCGCCCCTGCTCGACCTCCTGGCCCTCGACCCGGCAACCTTCCGCGCCCGCTTTGGCGGCACACCCGTCCTGCGCGCCGGCTACGAAGGCTTCATGCGCAATGTCTGTGTGGCCGCGGGCAACTGGGGCCACCCGTCCGCCCGGCCGGCGCTGGAACATCATCTGCACCACAGCCCGCCCCTCATCGCCACTCACGCCGCCTGGGCCCTCGCCCGGCTATCCGGCGGAGCAGGTCGCCCATCCCTCCTCGCCGCCCAAAATCACCCCTCCCCCTGA
- a CDS encoding LysE family translocator — protein sequence MFLHGILLGFSIAAPVGPIGVLCIRRTLANGRWSGLATGLGAATADAVYGAIAAFGLTAISGFLVAQQTWLRLVGGAFLVFLGLRTLLSRPATEAASASSSTLAGDYASTLFLTLTNPLTILSFVAVFAGLGLAASQRSYGAAAGLVAGVFCGSALWWLTLSTAVSLFRTRFGPASLRWVNIISGLIIAGFGLIALAIALAIALASLMV from the coding sequence ATGTTCCTCCACGGCATCCTCCTCGGCTTCTCCATCGCCGCCCCGGTCGGCCCCATCGGCGTCCTCTGCATCCGTCGCACGCTGGCCAACGGGCGTTGGTCGGGGCTGGCCACCGGTTTGGGCGCGGCTACGGCCGACGCCGTCTATGGCGCCATCGCCGCTTTCGGCCTCACCGCCATCTCTGGCTTCCTGGTCGCGCAACAAACATGGCTGCGGCTGGTGGGCGGCGCTTTCCTGGTCTTTCTCGGCCTCCGCACCCTACTCAGCCGGCCCGCCACTGAAGCCGCCTCGGCCTCAAGCAGCACCCTGGCCGGAGACTATGCCAGCACTCTCTTCCTCACCCTCACCAACCCGCTTACCATCCTCTCTTTCGTCGCTGTTTTCGCTGGGCTGGGCCTGGCAGCGAGCCAGCGGAGCTATGGCGCGGCGGCGGGGCTGGTGGCAGGCGTCTTCTGCGGCTCGGCCTTGTGGTGGCTGACCCTCTCCACCGCCGTCAGCTTGTTCCGCACCCGCTTCGGGCCGGCCAGTCTGCGTTGGGTGAACATCATTTCGGGCCTGATCATTGCCGGGTTTGGCCTGATCGCCCTGGCCATCGCCCTGGCCATCGCCCTGGCCAGCCTAATGGTTTGA
- a CDS encoding aldo/keto reductase — protein sequence MNYRTLGRIGLKVSELCLGTMQWGWTATESEAFAVMDAFCEQGGNFLDTADIYSRWVPGNPGGVSEEIIGRWMKARGNRRQLVLATKVRGRMWDGPNGEGLSRYHIRGAVEDSLRRLDTDAIDLYQIHWDDHETPMEETLRALDELVRAGKVRYLGCSNIAAWRLMKALGISQQLGLARYDCLQPHYSLAHRREFEAELKPLCLSEGIGVIPYSPLAGGFLTGKYRADAPLPDSARLGGVKRYLTPRGWRILAAVEQVAAARGATPTQIALAWQLTQPVITSPIIGANTPAQLGDSLGAVGMQLSEEEMKRLDEASAEHEGA from the coding sequence ATGAACTACCGCACCCTCGGCCGCATCGGCCTCAAAGTCTCCGAACTCTGTCTGGGGACCATGCAATGGGGCTGGACGGCCACCGAGTCCGAAGCCTTCGCCGTCATGGACGCCTTCTGCGAACAGGGCGGCAACTTCCTCGACACCGCCGACATCTACTCGCGCTGGGTGCCCGGCAACCCCGGCGGCGTCTCCGAGGAGATCATCGGTCGCTGGATGAAGGCGCGGGGCAACCGCCGTCAGCTCGTCCTGGCCACCAAAGTGCGCGGCCGCATGTGGGATGGCCCCAACGGCGAGGGCCTCAGCCGCTACCACATCCGCGGCGCCGTCGAAGACAGCCTCCGCCGCCTGGACACCGACGCCATCGACCTCTATCAGATCCACTGGGACGACCACGAGACGCCGATGGAAGAAACCTTGCGGGCGTTGGACGAGCTGGTGAGGGCGGGCAAGGTGCGCTATCTGGGCTGCTCGAACATCGCCGCCTGGCGGCTGATGAAGGCGCTGGGGATCAGCCAGCAGCTGGGGCTGGCCCGGTATGACTGCCTGCAACCGCACTATAGCCTGGCCCACCGCCGCGAATTCGAGGCCGAGCTCAAGCCCCTCTGCCTGAGCGAGGGCATCGGCGTCATCCCCTATAGCCCGCTGGCGGGCGGCTTTCTCACCGGCAAATATCGCGCCGATGCGCCGCTGCCCGATTCGGCCCGGCTCGGCGGCGTCAAACGCTATCTCACCCCGCGCGGCTGGCGTATCCTGGCGGCGGTCGAGCAAGTAGCGGCCGCCCGCGGGGCCACCCCCACCCAGATCGCCCTCGCCTGGCAGCTCACCCAGCCCGTGATCACCTCACCCATCATCGGCGCCAACACACCGGCCCAACTGGGCGACAGCCTGGGCGCCGTCGGCATGCAGCTGAGCGAGGAAGAGATGAAGCGCCTGGACGAGGCCAGCGCCGAACACGAAGGCGCGTAG
- a CDS encoding CBS domain-containing protein codes for MKTVTVTGAKRLGISRCLATATMAEVTARMTDEDISCLVVVDSQGLLEGIISRTDVLRAALADDNWRQTPCRQWMTTAVVTVDPDTLLHDAAELMQQHQVHRIVVAKAEGERQRPVAVLSSGDVVYHLHRRALQLSSSQEA; via the coding sequence ATGAAAACCGTCACCGTCACCGGCGCCAAACGTCTGGGCATCTCGCGCTGCCTGGCCACAGCCACCATGGCCGAAGTGACGGCCAGGATGACCGACGAGGACATCAGCTGTCTGGTCGTGGTCGATTCCCAGGGGCTGCTCGAGGGCATCATCTCTCGCACCGATGTGCTGCGGGCGGCGCTGGCCGACGACAACTGGCGCCAGACTCCGTGCCGCCAATGGATGACGACGGCCGTGGTCACGGTCGATCCCGACACCCTTCTGCACGACGCCGCCGAGCTGATGCAACAACACCAGGTCCATCGCATCGTCGTCGCCAAAGCAGAGGGAGAGCGGCAGCGGCCGGTGGCGGTGCTGTCGAGCGGCGATGTGGTCTATCATCTCCATCGCCGCGCCTTGCAGCTTTCGAGCAGCCAAGAAGCGTAG
- a CDS encoding redoxin domain-containing protein translates to MIPSLRDWHQKYRDQGLVVIGVHSPEFAHEHKLENVREAIDRLDVPYAVTLDNDFSTWRAYRNRYWPTFYLIDKEGRIRYVHIGEGHYQQTEAAIQGLLAESG, encoded by the coding sequence GTGATCCCTAGTTTGAGGGATTGGCACCAGAAGTATCGAGATCAAGGCTTGGTCGTGATCGGCGTGCACTCGCCTGAATTCGCCCACGAGCACAAGCTCGAGAACGTGCGCGAGGCCATCGACCGACTCGACGTGCCCTACGCCGTGACACTCGACAACGATTTCAGCACCTGGCGAGCCTATCGCAACCGTTACTGGCCCACTTTCTACCTGATCGATAAAGAGGGGCGCATCCGTTATGTCCACATCGGCGAAGGTCATTACCAGCAAACCGAGGCCGCCATCCAGGGTTTGCTGGCCGAAAGCGGCTGA